One stretch of Lacrimispora sphenoides DNA includes these proteins:
- a CDS encoding VanZ family protein, with translation MNKRERIETVFLYGVFICYILLLIKILFLSRVSLLELFHSQRTIGRSINLIPFHSIMEYISGGSENLKRFAFGNVVGNVAIFVPFGIYLPLFKNDKRVMNNLLFIFLVSLLVEIIQGLFGIGASDIDDVILNCLGGWIGILGYKFSILLVRDEKKVRTTITILSTIIGLPVILFFLFVIKMRF, from the coding sequence ATGAATAAGCGAGAGCGAATTGAAACAGTCTTTTTATATGGTGTTTTCATTTGTTATATACTTTTGTTAATTAAAATACTGTTCCTATCAAGAGTTTCGCTTTTGGAGTTATTTCATAGTCAAAGGACTATAGGCAGGTCAATTAACCTCATTCCTTTTCATAGTATAATGGAATATATATCTGGTGGTTCTGAGAATCTAAAAAGATTTGCTTTTGGTAATGTGGTTGGCAATGTAGCTATTTTTGTTCCCTTTGGTATATATTTACCATTATTTAAAAATGATAAAAGAGTAATGAACAATTTGCTGTTTATATTTTTAGTGAGTTTATTGGTTGAGATCATTCAGGGGCTTTTTGGCATCGGAGCATCAGACATTGACGATGTAATTCTAAACTGTCTGGGTGGCTGGATAGGTATTTTAGGCTATAAGTTTTCAATACTCCTAGTACGAGATGAGAAAAAAGTACGTACTACAATCACAATACTATCTACGATTATAGGATTACCTGTTATATTATTTTTTTTATTTGTAATTAAAATGAGATTCTGA